A stretch of the Synechocystis sp. PCC 7338 genome encodes the following:
- a CDS encoding DUF262 domain-containing protein yields MPVGQDFVEQLRKVRVSKKVITRKIGDVISDFQSAKIIIPTYQRSFVWPIDKQNRFIESIFMDIPIPPLFFLEKYDEEKEMVVYEIIDGVQRITTLCNFINGQLKPSDLENLPHLNQAKFQTLPANISNLFFERELTNVVIESNTHPEIQFEVFGRLNMGSVSLNSQELRNCMFHGEFNDFLKDLNKNRTYRELLDAFPRLKPAPEGKPDKNRMFDVELILRLFTLYDFYNQQTKQYPESRSEILNDYMRKRIDNDPSVSSQEELESLFIRLLEMVKICFNGNQFKSFNVKPSKNYASFSKQLNAAVFDVQMLGFVDYQINEILDKAEVIYDAFIDLCSFDRDFSDSIIRSTNSKVNGRLTPWKQTLKSIVENYDSYLSEFLEKKEAFNSTPICKVSGEEILSFEECDYCDGKIYHKSNSPKLELRRSSTRNSMKTDAIVSFGQKELEYSTLEEAIQFLIDHISEKILSSDDPHHIERLKSLSFIGTSDELLERIPAGRSGKRIAKMGDLYDSNRHRLYINISGGRKENIDNFNQLFSLFSFTQDVKIK; encoded by the coding sequence ATGCCAGTAGGACAAGACTTTGTAGAACAACTCAGAAAAGTTAGAGTAAGTAAAAAAGTAATAACCAGAAAAATTGGTGATGTCATATCTGATTTTCAAAGTGCAAAAATTATAATCCCTACTTATCAAAGAAGTTTTGTTTGGCCAATAGATAAGCAAAATCGTTTTATTGAATCTATTTTTATGGATATACCAATTCCTCCACTTTTTTTCCTAGAAAAATATGATGAAGAAAAGGAAATGGTTGTGTATGAAATAATTGACGGAGTTCAAAGAATAACGACTCTTTGTAATTTTATAAATGGACAGCTCAAACCTTCTGATCTTGAAAATTTGCCTCATCTAAATCAAGCTAAATTTCAGACATTACCAGCTAATATTAGTAATTTGTTTTTTGAAAGAGAGCTGACTAATGTAGTTATAGAGAGTAATACACACCCCGAAATTCAATTTGAAGTTTTCGGGCGACTTAATATGGGATCAGTATCTCTAAATTCCCAAGAGCTAAGAAATTGTATGTTTCATGGAGAATTTAATGATTTCCTGAAAGATTTAAATAAAAACAGAACTTATAGGGAACTTCTAGACGCATTTCCCAGGTTGAAACCTGCTCCAGAGGGAAAGCCAGATAAAAACAGAATGTTTGATGTTGAACTAATCTTGCGCTTATTTACTTTATATGATTTCTATAACCAGCAAACTAAGCAGTATCCAGAATCAAGAAGTGAAATTTTAAATGATTACATGAGGAAGCGGATTGACAATGACCCATCTGTTTCTTCACAGGAAGAACTAGAGAGTTTATTTATCAGACTTCTTGAAATGGTGAAAATTTGCTTTAATGGCAATCAATTCAAAAGCTTTAACGTCAAACCTTCAAAAAATTATGCTTCTTTTTCCAAACAGCTAAACGCAGCAGTGTTTGACGTTCAAATGCTGGGTTTTGTTGATTATCAAATTAATGAAATACTAGATAAAGCTGAAGTTATTTACGACGCTTTTATAGATTTATGTTCTTTTGATCGGGATTTTTCAGATTCTATCATAAGGTCAACTAATTCAAAAGTAAATGGGCGTTTAACACCTTGGAAACAAACACTAAAATCAATAGTCGAAAATTATGATTCTTATTTGTCCGAGTTTTTAGAAAAGAAGGAAGCCTTTAATTCAACGCCCATCTGCAAGGTATCAGGGGAAGAAATTTTAAGCTTTGAAGAATGTGATTACTGCGATGGAAAAATTTATCATAAGAGTAACTCTCCTAAATTAGAACTTCGTCGTTCTTCAACAAGAAATTCGATGAAAACAGATGCTATAGTAAGTTTCGGTCAAAAAGAGCTAGAATATTCAACTCTTGAAGAAGCAATACAATTTTTAATCGATCATATATCTGAAAAAATTCTGAGCTCTGACGACCCCCATCATATTGAGCGATTAAAGTCGCTGAGCTTTATAGGAACATCAGATGAATTACTGGAAAGAATTCCAGCAGGCAGGAGCGGCAAACGCATAGCAAAGATGGGTGACTTATACGATTCTAACCGGCACAGGCTTTACATCAATATATCTGGGGGAAGAAAGGAAAATATTGATAACTTTAATCAACTCTTTTCACTATTTAGTTTTACCCAAGACGTGAAAATCAAGTAA
- a CDS encoding aspartate kinase, which translates to MALIVQKFGGTSVGTVERIQAVAQRIKRTVQGGNSLVVVVSAMGKSTDVLVDLAQQISPNPCRREMDMLLSTGEQVSIALLSLALQEIDQPAISLTGAQVGIVTEAEHSRARILEIRPDRLERHLQEGKVVVVAGFQGISSVEHLEITTLGRGGSDTSAVALAAALKADFCEIYTDVPGILTTDPRLVPEAQLMAEITCDEMLELASLGAKVLHPRAVEIARNYGIPLVVRSSWSDEPGTRVVAPPVQNRSLVGLEIAKAVDGVEYDADQAKVALLRVPDRPGVAARLFRDISQQQVDIDLIIQSIHDGNSNDIAFTVVKDLLGTAEAITSAIAPALRSYPEADQEAEIIVEKGIAKIAIAGAGMIGRPGIAAKMFKTLADVGVNIEMISTSEVKVSCVIDQRDADRAIAALSNAFGVTLSPPKNQTDTSHLPAVRGVALDQDQAQIAIRHVPDRPGMAAQLFTALAEANISVDMIIQSQRCRINAGTPCRDIAFMVAEGDSHQAEAILQPLVKDWLDAAVVVNKAIAKVSIVGSGMIGHPGVAAHFFASLAQENINIEMIATSEIKISCVVPQDRGVDALKAAHSAFNLAGTKTVTVPA; encoded by the coding sequence ATGGCACTAATCGTTCAAAAATTTGGCGGCACCTCCGTTGGCACTGTGGAGCGTATTCAAGCGGTGGCCCAACGTATTAAGCGGACTGTACAGGGTGGAAACTCCCTAGTGGTGGTGGTGTCGGCCATGGGCAAAAGCACCGATGTGTTGGTGGATTTAGCCCAGCAAATTTCCCCCAACCCCTGTCGTCGGGAGATGGACATGTTACTCTCCACCGGGGAACAGGTTTCCATTGCCCTATTAAGCTTGGCTTTGCAGGAAATAGACCAACCCGCCATTTCCCTCACCGGAGCCCAGGTGGGCATCGTAACCGAAGCCGAACATAGCCGGGCCCGCATTCTGGAAATTCGTCCCGATCGCCTAGAGCGCCATCTACAGGAAGGAAAAGTGGTGGTAGTGGCTGGATTCCAGGGCATTAGCAGTGTGGAGCATTTGGAAATTACAACCCTGGGGCGGGGGGGGTCAGACACTTCTGCAGTGGCCCTGGCGGCGGCGTTGAAGGCGGATTTCTGCGAAATTTACACCGATGTCCCCGGTATTCTCACCACCGATCCCCGTCTGGTGCCCGAAGCTCAACTCATGGCGGAAATCACCTGTGATGAGATGTTGGAATTGGCCAGTTTGGGGGCCAAGGTACTCCATCCCCGGGCGGTGGAAATTGCCCGCAACTACGGCATTCCTTTGGTGGTGCGTTCTAGTTGGAGTGATGAACCGGGTACCAGGGTGGTGGCTCCCCCGGTGCAAAACCGTTCCCTGGTAGGGCTTGAAATTGCCAAAGCAGTGGATGGGGTGGAATACGACGCCGATCAAGCCAAAGTCGCTCTGTTGCGAGTGCCCGATCGCCCGGGGGTAGCGGCCCGATTATTCCGGGACATTTCCCAACAGCAGGTGGATATTGATTTGATCATTCAATCCATCCACGACGGCAACAGTAATGACATTGCCTTCACCGTTGTCAAAGACCTATTGGGCACCGCCGAGGCCATCACCAGCGCCATTGCTCCAGCCTTACGCAGTTACCCTGAAGCGGATCAAGAAGCGGAAATTATTGTCGAAAAAGGCATAGCCAAAATCGCCATTGCGGGAGCCGGTATGATTGGTCGCCCTGGCATTGCCGCCAAAATGTTTAAAACCCTAGCCGATGTGGGGGTCAACATTGAAATGATTTCCACTTCCGAAGTGAAAGTTAGTTGTGTCATTGATCAACGGGACGCAGACCGGGCGATCGCCGCTTTGTCCAACGCCTTTGGGGTAACCCTATCTCCTCCCAAGAACCAAACGGACACTTCCCATTTACCGGCGGTGCGGGGGGTAGCCCTGGACCAAGACCAGGCCCAAATTGCCATTCGCCACGTACCCGATCGCCCTGGCATGGCTGCCCAACTGTTCACCGCCCTAGCGGAGGCCAACATCAGTGTGGATATGATTATCCAATCTCAACGGTGCCGTATCAATGCGGGCACTCCCTGCCGGGATATTGCTTTTATGGTGGCAGAAGGGGACAGCCATCAGGCCGAAGCAATTTTGCAACCCTTGGTGAAGGATTGGTTAGATGCGGCCGTAGTGGTGAACAAAGCCATTGCTAAAGTCAGCATTGTTGGTTCCGGTATGATTGGGCATCCGGGGGTGGCGGCCCATTTCTTTGCCTCCCTAGCCCAGGAAAATATCAACATTGAAATGATTGCCACGTCGGAAATTAAAATTAGTTGTGTGGTGCCCCAGGATCGGGGAGTGGATGCCCTGAAAGCGGCCCACAGTGCCTTTAATCTGGCTGGCACGAAAACCGTCACTGTTCCGGCTTAA
- a CDS encoding GNAT family N-acetyltransferase — MAKSHPSGLTVRWHHALAEIPQPQWDRLAVPLQTPFLEWHWLHNLETSGSAVRNAGWQPCHLTVWQGETLLGAAALYLKGHSYGEFVFDHQWADLAQRLGIDYYPKLLGMAPFTPAEGYRFLIDPEANEFLITQIMVEAIDHFCQTNQISGCNFLFVDRQWQKQMENLGFTGWLHHSYIWQNQNFQSFDDYLQIFNANQRRNIKRERKAVQKASLRIQVLQGDQIPHHFFPAIYRFYSNTCDKFYWGSKYLTKKFFQSLYEDYRSRVVLVLAFPEHDDQHPVGLSFCLRKGDRLYGRYWGSLADYDCLHFEACYYQPIEWAIGEGIQLFDPGAGGRHKRRRGFPATANYSLHRFYHPKMQQILQIYIDEINAMEQAEIDAINQDLPFSRKEISLALEQ; from the coding sequence ATGGCCAAGTCCCATCCTTCTGGTTTGACAGTGCGTTGGCACCATGCCTTGGCAGAAATTCCCCAGCCCCAGTGGGATCGATTGGCAGTGCCCCTACAAACCCCCTTTCTGGAATGGCATTGGCTCCATAACCTGGAAACTTCCGGCAGTGCTGTTCGTAATGCCGGTTGGCAACCTTGTCATCTGACTGTATGGCAGGGGGAAACCTTACTAGGAGCAGCGGCTTTATATCTCAAAGGCCATAGTTACGGCGAATTTGTTTTTGATCACCAATGGGCGGACTTGGCCCAACGACTAGGCATTGACTACTATCCAAAGTTGTTGGGTATGGCTCCCTTTACCCCTGCCGAAGGCTATCGTTTTTTAATTGACCCTGAAGCTAATGAATTTTTGATCACCCAAATTATGGTAGAAGCCATTGATCATTTTTGCCAAACAAATCAAATTTCCGGTTGTAATTTTTTGTTTGTCGATCGCCAATGGCAAAAGCAAATGGAAAATTTAGGCTTCACTGGTTGGTTGCACCATAGCTATATCTGGCAAAATCAAAATTTTCAAAGTTTTGACGATTATTTGCAAATTTTTAATGCCAATCAACGGCGCAATATTAAACGAGAACGTAAAGCGGTGCAAAAAGCCAGCTTACGAATTCAAGTTTTACAAGGAGATCAAATTCCCCATCATTTTTTCCCGGCAATTTATCGTTTTTATAGTAATACCTGTGACAAATTCTATTGGGGGAGCAAGTACCTAACCAAAAAATTCTTTCAGTCTTTGTACGAAGATTACCGTTCTAGGGTAGTTTTGGTGTTAGCCTTCCCGGAGCACGACGATCAACATCCTGTTGGTTTATCTTTTTGTTTACGCAAAGGCGATCGCCTCTATGGTCGCTACTGGGGAAGCCTGGCAGATTACGATTGTCTACACTTTGAAGCTTGCTACTATCAACCAATTGAATGGGCCATTGGGGAAGGCATTCAACTATTCGATCCAGGGGCTGGGGGTCGCCACAAACGCCGTCGAGGTTTTCCCGCCACAGCTAACTACAGCTTGCATCGGTTTTACCACCCTAAAATGCAGCAAATTTTGCAGATCTACATTGACGAAATTAATGCTATGGAGCAAGCAGAAATTGATGCTATTAACCAGGATTTGCCCTTCAGTAGAAAAGAAATTAGCCTGGCATTAGAACAATAA
- a CDS encoding DUF427 domain-containing protein → MPQPTTPEPGQESVWDYPRPPRIEASGQRAVIICDGITIADSCSTQRVLETSHPPVYYFPPQDVRIEYLELSTRHSYCEWKGEASYYHLNLGDRRRENVAWYYPTPNTRFSVIKDYIAFYPSKMDACYVDEELVTAQPGDFYGGWITSKIVGPFKGGIGTWGW, encoded by the coding sequence ATGCCCCAACCCACTACTCCTGAGCCGGGGCAAGAATCGGTCTGGGATTATCCCCGTCCTCCCAGAATTGAAGCTTCTGGCCAAAGGGCGGTGATTATATGTGACGGCATTACCATTGCCGATAGTTGCTCGACTCAACGGGTATTAGAGACTAGCCATCCACCGGTTTACTATTTTCCTCCCCAGGATGTCCGGATTGAATATCTGGAGCTTTCCACTAGACATTCCTATTGTGAATGGAAAGGGGAGGCCAGCTATTATCATCTCAATTTAGGCGATCGCCGGCGGGAGAACGTGGCTTGGTATTACCCCACTCCCAATACTAGATTTAGCGTGATCAAAGATTACATAGCCTTTTATCCCAGTAAAATGGATGCCTGCTATGTAGATGAAGAGTTAGTCACGGCCCAGCCGGGGGATTTCTACGGTGGCTGGATTACGTCAAAGATTGTCGGCCCCTTTAAGGGGGGCATTGGCACCTGGGGCTGGTAA